A single window of Streptomyces griseoviridis DNA harbors:
- a CDS encoding PucR family transcriptional regulator yields the protein MTTTFAPLERLEPALSVRQVLTLERVLAGEPEVVAGAGQLDRPVRWVHVAEAPDVGVMLTGGEMVLTTGVLLAGDEEKQAEYIRSLHRAEAAAVVLGLGRAFPAPPDVMRRAAERCGLPLVVLHRPFPFAELTEEVQSRLVRRKFAAVSLSEAVRTALTGLITAGAPLQRLLDEVAAHSACPVVVTNLAHRVLATAGERSAVDDVLRDWERIARQAGHTEGDGWIRAELGGRGERWGQIVLCGHRGDTATGRLLADRAAEALVLHRMLGGSSAHTWEEQSAQSLLTDLLSGVVPARQLLPRARAAGLPVNRRTFVPLVVRESEPGQLDRVLRMLGMSGLVAELADRATAVLLSLPRDQEAQTLTGHFAARLRSETGPPGAVVAAAEPRTAWDDVPAGLREAQHVADAVADHSAALDLPAVVRLKDVHLRGLIRLLRDDPHVQAFAERELDGLLCAADEDLLAVLRTYLATGRNKSRTAQLHHVSRPALYRRLEAIQARMGVDLDDFEQAASVHIALLAHDAQQG from the coding sequence ATGACCACCACCTTCGCGCCCCTGGAGCGCCTCGAACCGGCCCTGTCGGTACGGCAGGTCCTCACCCTGGAACGGGTGCTCGCCGGGGAACCGGAGGTGGTGGCGGGCGCCGGGCAGCTCGACCGGCCGGTGCGCTGGGTGCATGTCGCCGAGGCGCCCGACGTCGGTGTGATGCTCACCGGCGGCGAGATGGTGCTGACCACCGGGGTGCTCCTCGCGGGCGACGAGGAGAAGCAGGCCGAGTACATCCGCTCGCTGCACCGCGCCGAGGCCGCCGCCGTCGTCCTGGGCCTCGGCCGGGCCTTCCCCGCCCCGCCCGACGTGATGCGCCGGGCCGCCGAACGGTGCGGCCTCCCCCTGGTCGTGCTCCACCGGCCCTTCCCCTTCGCGGAGTTGACCGAAGAGGTGCAGTCCAGGCTGGTCCGGCGGAAGTTCGCCGCCGTCAGCCTCTCCGAGGCGGTCCGCACCGCCCTCACCGGCCTGATCACCGCGGGCGCCCCGCTGCAACGCCTCCTCGACGAGGTCGCCGCGCACAGCGCCTGCCCGGTCGTCGTCACCAACCTCGCCCACCGCGTCCTCGCCACCGCGGGCGAACGCTCGGCCGTGGACGACGTGCTGCGCGACTGGGAGCGCATCGCCCGGCAGGCCGGCCACACCGAGGGCGACGGCTGGATCCGCGCCGAACTGGGCGGCAGGGGCGAGCGCTGGGGCCAGATCGTGCTCTGCGGGCACCGCGGCGACACCGCCACCGGACGCCTCCTCGCCGACCGCGCCGCCGAGGCCCTCGTCCTGCACCGCATGCTCGGCGGCAGCTCCGCCCACACCTGGGAGGAGCAGTCCGCGCAGAGCCTGCTCACCGACCTGCTCAGCGGTGTCGTCCCCGCCAGGCAGCTGCTGCCCAGGGCGCGGGCCGCGGGACTGCCCGTCAACCGGCGGACGTTCGTGCCGCTGGTCGTCCGCGAGAGCGAACCCGGCCAACTCGACCGCGTGCTGCGGATGCTGGGCATGTCAGGGCTGGTCGCCGAACTCGCCGACCGGGCCACCGCCGTGCTGCTCAGCCTCCCCCGCGACCAGGAGGCCCAGACGCTCACCGGGCACTTCGCGGCCCGGCTGCGCTCCGAGACAGGCCCCCCGGGCGCCGTGGTGGCCGCCGCCGAACCGCGCACCGCCTGGGACGACGTGCCCGCGGGACTGCGCGAGGCCCAGCACGTCGCCGACGCCGTCGCCGACCACTCGGCCGCCCTCGACCTGCCCGCCGTCGTCCGCCTCAAGGACGTCCATCTGCGCGGCCTGATCAGGCTGTTGCGCGACGACCCCCATGTACAGGCCTTCGCGGAGCGGGAGTTGGACGGGCTGCTGTGCGCGGCCGACGAGGACCTGCTGGCGGTGCTGCGCACCTACCTCGCCACCGGCCGCAACAAGTCCCGCACCGCCCAGCTCCACCACGTCTCCCGGCCCGCCCTCTACCGCCGCCTCGAAGCCATCCAGGCCCGGATGGGCGTCGACCTCGACGACTTCGAACAGGCCGCCTCGGTGCACATCGCGCTCCTCGCGCATGACGCGCAACAGGGGTGA
- a CDS encoding nitrilase-related carbon-nitrogen hydrolase, translating to MSRVIRAAIFQTAWTGDKESMIQVHEQAARDAAAQGAQVLCFQELFYGPYFCQVQDKAFYEYAEQIPDGPIVKRFQALAKELGLVLVLPMYEEEQPGVLYNTAAVIDADGSYLGKYRKHHIPQVEGFWEKFYFRPGNAGWPVFDTAVGKIGVYICYDRHFPEGWRALGLEGAEIVFNPSATSRGLSRYLWQLEQPAAAVANEYFVGAINRVGVEDLGDNDFYGTSYFVDPEGQFVGEVAGDKETELVVRDVDLAKLREVRDRWQFYRDRRPDAYSPLTAP from the coding sequence ATGAGCAGAGTGATCCGCGCCGCCATCTTCCAGACGGCCTGGACCGGCGACAAGGAATCGATGATCCAGGTACACGAGCAGGCGGCCCGCGACGCGGCCGCGCAGGGCGCTCAGGTGCTGTGCTTCCAGGAGCTGTTCTACGGACCCTACTTCTGCCAGGTCCAGGACAAGGCGTTCTACGAGTACGCCGAACAGATCCCGGACGGACCCATCGTCAAGCGTTTCCAGGCGCTCGCGAAGGAGCTGGGACTCGTCCTGGTGCTGCCGATGTACGAGGAGGAGCAGCCCGGCGTCCTCTACAACACGGCCGCCGTGATCGACGCCGACGGCAGCTACCTCGGCAAGTACCGCAAGCACCACATCCCGCAGGTCGAGGGGTTCTGGGAGAAGTTCTACTTCCGCCCCGGCAACGCCGGCTGGCCCGTCTTCGACACCGCGGTCGGCAAGATCGGCGTCTACATCTGCTACGACCGCCACTTCCCGGAAGGCTGGCGGGCGTTGGGCCTGGAAGGCGCCGAGATCGTCTTCAACCCGTCGGCCACCTCGCGCGGACTCTCCCGCTACCTCTGGCAGTTGGAGCAGCCGGCGGCGGCCGTCGCCAACGAGTACTTCGTCGGCGCCATCAACCGGGTCGGCGTCGAGGACCTCGGCGACAACGACTTCTACGGGACGAGCTACTTCGTCGACCCCGAGGGCCAGTTCGTCGGCGAGGTCGCCGGCGACAAGGAGACCGAACTCGTCGTCCGCGACGTGGACCTGGCCAAACTCCGCGAGGTCCGCGACCGCTGGCAGTTCTACCGGGACCGCCGTCCCGACGCGTACTCCCCGCTGACCGCTCCCTGA
- the hydA gene encoding dihydropyrimidinase, with amino-acid sequence MSRTVIRGGLVITASDELHADVLIEDGRIAALAASGTTAAEAWTAERTIDATGKYVIPGGVDAHTHMEMPFGGTKAADTFETGTRAAAWGGTTTIVDFAIQSVGGALREGLDAWHAKAEGNCAIDYGFHMIVSDVNDGTLKEMDLLVQEGVTSFKQFMAYPGVFYSDDGQILRAMQRAADNGGLIMMHAENGIAIDVLVEQALARGETDPRYHGEVRKALLEAEATHRAIKLAQVAGAPLYVVHVSAAEAVAELARARDEGLNVFGETCPQYLFLSTDNLAEPDFEGAKYVCSTPLRPRDHQAKLWQGLRTNDLQVVSTDHCPFCFVGQKELGRGDFSKIPNGLPGVENRMDLLHQAVVDGHISRRRWIEIGCATPARMFGMYPKKGTIAPGADADVVIYDPHAEQIVSAETHHMNVDYSAYEGKRLTGRVETVLSRGEPVITEREYTGHAGHGVYTPRSTCQYLN; translated from the coding sequence ATGAGTCGAACCGTCATCCGTGGTGGCCTCGTGATCACCGCGTCCGACGAACTGCACGCCGACGTCCTGATCGAGGACGGCCGGATCGCCGCCCTCGCCGCGTCCGGCACCACGGCGGCCGAGGCGTGGACCGCCGAACGGACCATCGACGCCACCGGCAAGTACGTCATCCCTGGCGGCGTCGACGCCCACACCCACATGGAGATGCCGTTCGGCGGCACCAAGGCCGCCGACACCTTCGAGACCGGCACCCGCGCCGCCGCCTGGGGCGGCACGACGACCATCGTCGACTTCGCCATCCAGAGCGTCGGCGGCGCCCTGCGCGAGGGGCTCGACGCCTGGCACGCCAAGGCCGAGGGCAACTGCGCCATCGACTACGGCTTCCACATGATCGTCTCCGACGTCAACGACGGCACCCTCAAGGAGATGGACCTGCTGGTGCAGGAAGGAGTCACCTCCTTCAAGCAGTTCATGGCCTACCCCGGCGTCTTCTACTCCGACGACGGCCAGATCCTGCGCGCCATGCAGCGCGCCGCCGACAACGGCGGACTCATCATGATGCACGCCGAGAACGGCATCGCCATCGACGTCCTCGTCGAACAGGCCCTGGCCCGCGGCGAGACGGACCCCCGCTACCACGGCGAGGTCCGCAAGGCGCTCCTGGAGGCGGAGGCCACCCACCGCGCCATCAAGCTCGCCCAGGTCGCCGGAGCACCCCTGTACGTCGTGCACGTCTCCGCCGCCGAGGCGGTCGCCGAACTGGCCCGCGCCCGCGACGAGGGCCTCAACGTCTTCGGCGAGACCTGCCCGCAGTACCTGTTCCTGTCCACCGACAACCTCGCCGAGCCCGACTTCGAGGGCGCCAAGTACGTGTGCAGCACGCCCCTGCGGCCCCGCGACCACCAGGCCAAACTCTGGCAGGGGCTGCGCACCAACGACCTCCAGGTCGTCTCCACCGACCACTGCCCCTTCTGCTTCGTGGGCCAGAAGGAGCTGGGCCGGGGCGACTTCTCGAAGATCCCCAACGGCCTGCCGGGCGTCGAGAACCGCATGGACCTGCTCCACCAGGCCGTCGTCGACGGACACATCTCGCGCCGCCGCTGGATCGAGATCGGCTGCGCCACCCCGGCCCGCATGTTCGGCATGTACCCGAAGAAGGGCACCATCGCCCCGGGCGCCGACGCCGACGTCGTCATCTACGACCCGCACGCCGAGCAGATCGTCTCCGCCGAGACGCACCACATGAACGTCGACTACTCGGCGTACGAGGGCAAGCGCCTCACCGGCCGCGTCGAGACGGTCCTCTCGCGCGGCGAACCCGTCATCACCGAGCGGGAGTACACCGGGCACGCCGGCCACGGCGTCTACACCCCGCGCTCGACCTGTCAGTACCTCAACTAG
- a CDS encoding TIGR03842 family LLM class F420-dependent oxidoreductase, which translates to MDFGLVLQTDPPATKVVDLMQRAERNGFTHGWTFDSAVLWQEPFVIYSQILANTTTLTVGPMVTNPGTRTWEVTASTFATLNDMFGNRTVCGIGRGDSAMRVAGRTPNTLARISAAMKVIRALGRGEEADLGGTVIKFPWVRPGAELPVWMAAYGPKALKMTGEEADGFILQLADLYLTEYMVKAVKDAAVAAGRDPSEVKICVAAPAYVTEDDSPEALAHAREQCRWFGGMVGNHVADLVSKYGEHSAQVPEELTDYIKSREGYDYSHHGRTGNPDTQFVPDEIVDRFCLIGPVEKHIEKLQALQALGVDQFALYDMHDAQETVIDAYGAQVIPALGG; encoded by the coding sequence ATGGACTTCGGACTCGTCCTACAGACCGACCCGCCGGCCACCAAGGTCGTCGACCTGATGCAGCGGGCCGAGCGCAACGGCTTCACCCACGGCTGGACCTTCGACTCCGCCGTGCTGTGGCAGGAACCGTTCGTGATCTACAGTCAGATCCTGGCGAACACCACGACGTTGACCGTCGGCCCCATGGTCACCAACCCGGGCACCCGCACCTGGGAGGTCACCGCCTCCACCTTCGCCACCCTCAACGACATGTTCGGCAACCGCACGGTGTGCGGTATCGGCCGCGGCGACTCCGCGATGCGCGTCGCCGGCCGCACCCCCAACACCCTCGCCCGGATCAGCGCCGCCATGAAGGTCATCCGCGCCCTCGGCCGCGGCGAGGAGGCCGACCTCGGCGGCACGGTGATCAAGTTCCCCTGGGTCAGGCCCGGCGCCGAACTCCCCGTCTGGATGGCCGCGTACGGCCCGAAGGCGCTGAAGATGACCGGCGAGGAGGCCGACGGGTTCATCCTCCAACTCGCCGACCTCTACCTCACCGAGTACATGGTGAAGGCGGTCAAGGACGCCGCCGTCGCCGCCGGACGCGACCCGTCCGAGGTGAAGATCTGCGTCGCCGCCCCCGCCTACGTCACCGAGGACGACTCGCCCGAGGCGCTCGCCCACGCCCGCGAACAGTGCCGCTGGTTCGGCGGGATGGTCGGCAACCACGTCGCCGACCTCGTCTCCAAGTACGGCGAGCACTCCGCGCAGGTCCCCGAGGAACTCACCGACTACATCAAGTCCCGTGAGGGGTACGACTACTCCCACCACGGACGTACCGGCAACCCCGACACCCAGTTCGTCCCCGACGAGATCGTCGACCGGTTCTGCCTCATCGGACCGGTCGAGAAGCACATCGAGAAGCTCCAGGCGCTCCAGGCCCTCGGCGTCGACCAGTTCGCCCTCTACGACATGCACGACGCCCAGGAGACCGTCATCGACGCGTACGGCGCGCAGGTGATCCCGGCCCTGGGCGGCTGA
- a CDS encoding NCS1 family nucleobase:cation symporter-1, which translates to MTDTAPSAIPPTAHVTLADGRVEIAPGTPLPTGPYANEDLLPVPVEKRTWTTYNFSALWVGMAHNTASWTLASGLIAVGMDWKQAVLTIALANLIVLVPMLLTGHAGPKYGIPFPVFARASFGVRGANLPAVVRALVACGWFGIQTWIGGEAIYFLAGKLIGSGWSDAGEIGGHAWTMWLSFALFWALQIAIIYRGMETIRRFENWAAPFVLVGAFVMLWWMSTKAGGFGPLFDQPSKLGWGADFWKLFWPSLMGMIGFWSTLSLNIPDFTRYGRSQKAQTLGQALGLPTTMTLFAFLSVLVTSGSQAVYGEPVWDPVQLAAKTDNVVGLLFALVTVLVATLSVNIAANLVSPAFDFSNIAPRKISFRTGALVTCVLAVLIFPWKLYSDPQGYIFTWLGLVGGLLGTVAGILIADYWILRRGKLDLVDLYRAGGRYWYDGGWNWRAVAAFVTGGVLAVGGADFKPLIDGRPIPALEPLASYGWAVGLGTSMVLYLALMLLRGRREEAPDTV; encoded by the coding sequence ATGACCGACACCGCACCCTCGGCCATACCGCCGACCGCTCACGTCACCCTCGCCGACGGCCGCGTGGAGATCGCGCCGGGGACCCCGCTGCCCACCGGACCGTACGCCAACGAGGACCTGCTCCCCGTCCCCGTCGAGAAGCGCACCTGGACCACGTACAACTTCTCCGCGCTCTGGGTCGGCATGGCCCACAACACCGCCTCCTGGACCCTCGCCTCCGGACTCATCGCCGTCGGCATGGACTGGAAGCAGGCGGTGCTCACCATCGCCCTCGCCAACCTGATCGTGCTCGTGCCGATGCTCCTCACCGGGCACGCGGGACCCAAGTACGGCATCCCCTTCCCGGTCTTCGCCCGCGCCTCCTTCGGTGTGCGCGGCGCCAACCTGCCCGCCGTCGTACGGGCGTTGGTGGCGTGCGGCTGGTTCGGCATCCAGACCTGGATCGGCGGCGAGGCCATCTACTTCCTGGCCGGCAAACTGATCGGGTCAGGCTGGAGCGACGCCGGGGAGATCGGCGGCCACGCCTGGACGATGTGGCTGTCGTTCGCGCTGTTCTGGGCGCTCCAGATCGCCATCATCTACCGGGGCATGGAGACGATCCGCCGCTTCGAGAACTGGGCCGCGCCCTTCGTGCTGGTCGGCGCGTTCGTGATGCTGTGGTGGATGAGCACCAAGGCGGGCGGCTTCGGCCCGCTGTTCGACCAGCCGTCCAAGCTGGGCTGGGGCGCCGACTTCTGGAAGCTGTTCTGGCCCTCCCTGATGGGCATGATCGGCTTCTGGTCCACCCTGTCGCTGAACATCCCCGACTTCACCCGCTACGGCCGCAGCCAGAAGGCGCAGACCCTCGGGCAGGCCCTCGGACTCCCCACCACCATGACGCTGTTCGCGTTCCTGTCCGTGCTGGTCACCTCCGGCTCGCAGGCCGTCTACGGAGAACCGGTCTGGGACCCGGTCCAGTTGGCCGCGAAGACCGACAACGTGGTCGGTCTCCTCTTCGCGCTCGTCACCGTCCTGGTCGCCACGCTGTCCGTGAACATCGCGGCCAACCTGGTCTCCCCGGCCTTCGACTTCTCCAACATCGCGCCCCGGAAGATCAGTTTCCGCACCGGCGCGCTCGTCACCTGTGTGCTGGCCGTGCTGATCTTTCCGTGGAAGCTCTACTCCGACCCGCAGGGCTACATCTTCACCTGGCTCGGCCTGGTCGGCGGGCTGCTCGGCACCGTCGCCGGCATCCTCATCGCCGACTACTGGATCCTGCGCCGGGGCAAGCTCGACCTCGTCGACCTGTACCGGGCCGGCGGCCGCTACTGGTACGACGGCGGCTGGAACTGGCGGGCCGTCGCCGCCTTCGTCACCGGCGGTGTCCTGGCCGTCGGCGGCGCCGACTTCAAGCCGCTGATCGACGGCCGGCCCATCCCGGCACTCGAACCGCTCGCCTCCTACGGCTGGGCGGTGGGCCTCGGCACCTCGATGGTCCTCTACCTGGCGCTGATGCTGCTGCGCGGCCGAAGAGAAGAGGCACCGGACACCGTCTGA
- a CDS encoding gamma-glutamyltransferase family protein yields MQFTTRPTLQGTFGMVSSTHWLASQSAMAVLENGGNAYDAAVAGAFVLHVVEPHLNGPAGEVPVLLAPAGGEARVLCGQGVAPAGATVAHYKSLGLDLVPGTGPLAAAVPGAFDAWMLLLRDHGTQPLADVLSYAIGYAEHGHAPVEKVGATVESVRSLFEKEWTSSADVYLRDGHAPRPGELLRNPALAATWRRLLAEVAGAGDREAQIEAAREVWRTGFIAEALVRQAARPTLDTSGERHTGTLTAADLAGWSAGYEAPVSYDWNGWTVCKAGPWSQGPALLQQLALLPPELPAHGSADYVHLLVEGCKLAMADREAWYGDAADVPLDDLLSAPYNAARRALVEATASRELRPGSPGGRTPRLAAHARVVTSDPPGFDPMGAGEPTVAEFGGRPGADAVGADGATPGDTCHLDVVDRWGNMIAATPSGGWLQSNPVVPELGFPLGTRLQMAWLEEGLPNSLTPGRRPRTTLTPSLVLCDGVPVLAFGTPGGDQQDQWQLHFLLAVALRGQVRGGLDLQGAIDAPNWHNDGFPSSFYPRGMRPGSVTVEARIGADVVEGLRRRGHDVTVGDPWSEGRLCAVARDPRTGVLSAAANARGMQGYAVGR; encoded by the coding sequence ATGCAGTTCACCACCCGACCCACGCTCCAAGGCACCTTCGGCATGGTGTCCTCCACCCACTGGCTCGCCTCCCAGTCGGCGATGGCCGTCCTGGAGAACGGCGGCAACGCCTACGACGCCGCCGTCGCGGGCGCGTTCGTCCTGCACGTCGTCGAACCCCACCTCAACGGCCCGGCAGGCGAGGTGCCCGTCCTGCTGGCCCCCGCGGGCGGCGAGGCGCGCGTGCTGTGCGGCCAGGGCGTCGCCCCGGCCGGCGCCACCGTCGCCCACTACAAGAGCCTCGGCCTCGACCTGGTCCCCGGCACCGGACCGCTCGCGGCGGCCGTCCCCGGCGCCTTCGACGCCTGGATGCTGCTGCTGCGCGACCACGGCACCCAACCCCTCGCCGACGTCCTCTCCTACGCCATCGGCTACGCCGAACACGGCCACGCGCCCGTGGAGAAGGTCGGCGCCACCGTGGAGAGCGTCCGCTCCCTCTTCGAGAAGGAGTGGACGTCGTCCGCCGACGTCTACCTCCGCGACGGCCATGCCCCGCGCCCCGGCGAACTCCTGCGCAACCCCGCCCTCGCCGCCACCTGGCGCAGACTGCTCGCCGAGGTCGCCGGCGCCGGGGACCGGGAGGCCCAGATCGAGGCCGCCCGCGAGGTCTGGCGCACCGGCTTCATCGCCGAGGCCCTGGTACGGCAGGCCGCCCGCCCCACCCTCGACACCAGCGGCGAACGCCACACCGGCACCCTCACCGCGGCCGACCTGGCCGGCTGGTCCGCCGGCTACGAGGCCCCCGTCAGCTATGACTGGAACGGTTGGACGGTGTGCAAGGCGGGCCCCTGGAGCCAGGGCCCCGCCCTCCTTCAGCAACTCGCGCTGCTGCCGCCCGAACTGCCCGCCCACGGCTCGGCCGACTACGTCCACCTGCTCGTCGAGGGCTGCAAGCTCGCCATGGCCGACCGCGAGGCCTGGTACGGCGACGCGGCCGACGTCCCCCTCGACGACCTGCTGTCGGCGCCCTACAACGCCGCCAGGCGCGCGCTCGTCGAGGCGACGGCGTCCCGTGAACTGCGACCGGGCAGCCCCGGCGGACGCACCCCGCGGCTCGCCGCGCACGCGCGCGTGGTCACCTCCGACCCTCCCGGCTTCGACCCGATGGGGGCCGGGGAGCCCACCGTCGCGGAGTTCGGCGGCCGGCCCGGTGCCGACGCCGTCGGCGCGGACGGCGCCACCCCTGGCGACACCTGCCACCTCGACGTCGTCGACCGCTGGGGCAACATGATCGCGGCCACCCCCAGCGGCGGCTGGCTCCAGTCCAACCCCGTCGTGCCCGAGCTGGGCTTCCCGCTCGGCACCCGGCTCCAGATGGCCTGGCTGGAGGAGGGACTGCCCAACTCCCTTACCCCGGGCCGCCGTCCCCGCACCACCCTCACCCCGTCCCTCGTGCTGTGCGACGGCGTGCCCGTGCTCGCCTTCGGTACCCCCGGCGGCGACCAGCAGGACCAGTGGCAGTTGCACTTCCTGCTCGCCGTCGCGCTGCGCGGCCAGGTCAGGGGCGGCCTCGACCTCCAGGGCGCAATCGACGCCCCGAACTGGCACAACGACGGTTTCCCCAGCTCGTTCTATCCGCGCGGCATGCGGCCCGGCAGCGTCACGGTGGAGGCGCGGATCGGCGCGGACGTCGTCGAGGGACTGCGGCGCAGGGGGCACGACGTCACGGTGGGAGACCCGTGGTCGGAGGGGCGGCTGTGCGCGGTGGCGCGGGACCCGCGCACCGGAGTGCTGTCGGCGGCGGCCAACGCGCGCGGGATGCAGGGGTATGCGGTGGGACGCTGA
- a CDS encoding inositol monophosphatase family protein: MIGYTETIEEFLAQHSADVEKAIREAAATEIMPRFRTLAAHEVDQKTGPHDLVTDADRLAERYLTEVLGELLPGSVVVGEEAVHADPAVYEAIQGATPVWIVDPVDGTRQFVGGDTGFCTLVALARHGELLASWTYAPARDQLATAVRGQGAFLDGERLRAGIPDTGRDLRVATSHPDYTTDAQKRILHTLSVDGVAPRPCGSAGLEYLAVARGELDATAFSWEAAWDHAAGLLLVEEAGGTQLTVTGEPFRITGGNALPFTAARDRATAHRVRDLLASAG; the protein is encoded by the coding sequence ATGATCGGATACACGGAAACCATCGAAGAGTTTCTCGCACAGCACTCGGCCGACGTGGAGAAGGCGATCCGGGAGGCCGCCGCCACGGAGATCATGCCGCGCTTCCGCACCCTCGCCGCGCACGAGGTCGACCAGAAGACAGGCCCGCACGACCTGGTGACGGACGCCGACCGGCTCGCCGAGCGGTACCTCACCGAGGTGCTCGGCGAGCTGCTGCCCGGCTCCGTCGTCGTCGGCGAGGAGGCGGTCCACGCCGACCCGGCGGTCTACGAGGCGATACAGGGCGCCACCCCCGTCTGGATCGTCGACCCGGTCGACGGCACCCGCCAGTTCGTGGGCGGCGACACCGGCTTCTGCACCCTCGTCGCCCTCGCCCGCCACGGCGAACTGCTCGCCTCCTGGACCTACGCCCCCGCCCGCGACCAACTCGCCACCGCCGTCCGGGGCCAGGGCGCCTTCCTCGACGGCGAGCGGCTGCGTGCCGGCATCCCCGACACCGGCCGTGACCTGCGCGTCGCCACCTCCCACCCGGACTACACGACCGACGCGCAGAAGCGAATCCTGCACACCCTCTCCGTCGACGGCGTCGCACCCCGGCCGTGCGGCTCGGCCGGACTGGAGTATCTGGCAGTCGCCCGGGGCGAGTTGGACGCCACGGCGTTCTCCTGGGAAGCCGCCTGGGACCACGCGGCCGGGCTCCTGCTCGTCGAGGAGGCGGGCGGCACCCAGCTCACCGTCACCGGCGAACCGTTCCGGATCACCGGCGGCAACGCCCTGCCGTTCACCGCGGCCCGCGACAGGGCGACCGCCCACCGGGTCCGGGACCTGCTGGCGAGCGCCGGCTGA
- a CDS encoding phytoene desaturase family protein translates to MLDAVVVGAGPNGLTAAVELARRGFSVAVFEARDTVGGGARTEELTLPGFRHDPCSAAHPLGINSPAFRALPLERYGLEWLHADLPMAHPFTDGTAAVLSRSVGETAASLGPRDAGTYRRLVAPFLHRWDTLVQDFMALPLTALPRDPVTLARFGLTGLPPSTVLSRRFRDERARTLFAGLVGHVMAPLSGFATGAIGLVFALAAHARGWPVARGGSQAISDALAAHLADLGGAIHTDYEVKRLDDLPPARAYVFDTSPTALARIAGFGRAYQGYRYGPGVFKVDYALDGPVPWTAQAARSAGTVQIGADSHEIGTALHDVSRAGRAPRRPFMITVQPSVVDPSRAPEGKHVFWAYAHVPSGWTGDLTDTMERQLERFAPGFRDRILARATAGPPELAARNANYVGGDIGTGAFTGLQTLLRPRLSLFPYNTPHPAVFLCSSATPPGPGVHGMSGHNAAKAVWRRLRTP, encoded by the coding sequence ATGCTGGATGCGGTCGTGGTGGGAGCGGGGCCGAACGGACTGACGGCCGCCGTGGAGCTGGCCCGGCGCGGCTTCTCCGTGGCCGTCTTCGAGGCCCGGGACACCGTGGGCGGGGGAGCCCGCACCGAGGAACTCACCCTGCCCGGCTTCCGCCACGACCCCTGCTCCGCCGCCCACCCCCTCGGGATCAACTCCCCGGCGTTCCGCGCCCTGCCCCTGGAGCGGTACGGCCTGGAGTGGCTGCACGCCGACCTGCCCATGGCGCACCCCTTCACCGACGGCACCGCGGCCGTGCTCTCCCGCTCGGTCGGCGAGACCGCCGCCTCCCTCGGCCCCCGGGACGCGGGCACGTACCGCAGGCTCGTCGCGCCCTTCCTGCACAGGTGGGACACGCTCGTCCAGGACTTCATGGCGCTGCCGCTCACCGCGCTGCCCCGCGACCCGGTGACGCTGGCCCGCTTCGGCCTGACCGGGCTGCCGCCCTCCACGGTGCTGAGCCGCCGGTTCCGGGACGAGCGCGCCCGGACGCTGTTCGCCGGACTCGTCGGCCATGTCATGGCTCCGCTCTCCGGGTTCGCGACCGGCGCGATCGGCCTGGTCTTCGCGCTCGCCGCGCACGCCCGGGGCTGGCCGGTGGCGCGCGGCGGCTCGCAGGCCATCTCCGACGCGCTCGCCGCGCATCTCGCCGACCTCGGCGGCGCCATCCACACCGACTACGAGGTCAAACGCCTCGACGACCTGCCGCCCGCCCGCGCGTACGTCTTCGACACCTCGCCGACCGCGCTGGCCCGCATCGCCGGCTTCGGCCGCGCCTACCAGGGCTACCGCTACGGCCCCGGCGTCTTCAAGGTCGACTACGCGCTCGACGGCCCGGTGCCCTGGACCGCGCAGGCGGCACGCTCGGCCGGCACCGTCCAGATCGGCGCCGACAGCCACGAGATCGGCACCGCCCTGCACGACGTCTCCCGCGCCGGGCGCGCGCCCCGACGGCCCTTCATGATCACGGTGCAGCCCAGTGTCGTCGACCCGAGCCGCGCACCCGAGGGCAAGCACGTGTTCTGGGCGTACGCGCACGTGCCCAGCGGCTGGACCGGCGACCTCACGGACACCATGGAACGCCAACTGGAGCGCTTCGCACCGGGGTTCCGCGACCGGATCCTGGCCCGCGCGACGGCGGGACCGCCGGAACTCGCCGCCCGCAACGCCAACTACGTCGGCGGCGACATCGGCACCGGCGCGTTCACCGGCCTCCAGACCCTGCTGCGCCCCCGGCTCTCGCTGTTCCCGTACAACACCCCGCACCCGGCGGTCTTCCTCTGCTCGTCGGCGACCCCGCCAGGGCCCGGGGTGCACGGGATGTCAGGACACAACGCGGCGAAAGCCGTCTGGAGGAGGCTGCGCACCCCATGA